One Pecten maximus chromosome 16, xPecMax1.1, whole genome shotgun sequence DNA window includes the following coding sequences:
- the LOC117345053 gene encoding uncharacterized protein LOC117345053: MDPDKTADTFISSIDPGLLPYKKELFRLAVTSMQTLKFLRPWEVRGMDIPDVYKRMLISKILNLQTPETKLKMKDEIDTRSPKVKQPKKLHFSKKINDRVHDDNPVTETDMAAISGMDPSDGECTPAKKPFIDTEIGKLEDERETFTILLVHKKNELKDMRTPPIEPLAPLPAHRGVLTKTMCDRCHRRGHKAHGNRGGESCPYDICEGFKHCGNLHKHKEYKQAIMEMEKEIGNLEKELHSNEDRIKSLKTFLETNTTNFVRQVRPQLQLKNKYIGKEGLQKLLKDVRFLKIATNGKIPPNLHSMSAEELDDLIAKGKMQVSSKFEVKDVSTEGTTPQLQLPSQAGTPHQWQCTPQQPTTVGSQPIHSMWPAIYPYSPISLNTPVSPYNSAMYDVYGGSPQFSSPYHGYNMWCPRPYGSSSTVSTPPPELEIFPPLPKENPRAPSPLPPLPEGGTSPPSSPVHVHLS, translated from the exons ATGGATCCGGACAAGACTGCTGATACATTTATCAGCTCTATTGACCCGGGACTATTGCCTTATAAAAAAGAACTCTTTAGATTAGCCGTTACGAGTATGCAGACTTTGAAATTCCTCCGGCCATGGGAGGTTAGAGGTATGGATATTCCGGATGTGTACAAACGCATGCTTATCAGCAAAATTCTGAATCTACAGACCCCCGAAACTAAACTAAAAATGAAAGATGAAATTGACACTCGGAGTCCCAAAGTGAAACAGCCTAAAAAGTTGcatttttcaaagaaaattaaCGATCGCGTGCATGATGATAACCCGGTGACGGAGACTGACATGGCCGCCATATCGGGCATGGACCCATCTGATGGAGAATGCACACCTGCCAAAAAACCATTTATCGACACTGAAATCGGCAAATTAGAGGACGAGAGAGAGACGTTCACTATTTTACTTGTTCACAAAAAAAATGAACTGAAAGACATGCGGACACCTCCAATAGAACCACTGGCACCATTACCAGCCCATAGAGGGGTACTTACGAAAACAATGTGTGATAGATGTCATCGACGAGGCCACAAGGCACACGGCAACAGGGGAGGGGAGTCGTGTCCATACGATATTTGTGAGGGTTTCAAGCATTGCGGTAACCTCCACAAACACAAGGAATACAAACAAGCCATTATGGAG ATGGAAAAAGAAATTGGTAATTTGGAGAAAGAACTACATAGCAATGAGGACAGAATAAAGAGCCTGAAAACTTTCCTCGAGACCAATACAACAAATTTCGTCCGGCAAGTTCGACCTCAACTGCAGTTGAAAAATAAGTATATCGGAAAGGAAGGCTTGCAGAAATTGCTTAAAGATGTTCGATTTCTTAAAATTGCCACAAATGGCAAAATACCGCCAAATTTGCACAGCATGTCTGCTGAAGAACTTGACGATTTAATAGCTAAAGGCAAAATGCAAGTATCATCAAAATTTGAGGTAAAAGATGTCTCCACAGAAGGTACCACTCCGCAGCTGCAGCTCCCATCTCAAGCAGGCACCCCCCATCAATGGCAGTGTACACCTCAACAGCCAACGACAGTAGGTTCACAGCCTATACATTCGATGTGGCCGGCCATATATCCATATTCTCCAATAAGTTTGAACACTCCAGTAAGTCCATACAACAGTgctatgtatgatgtatatggTGGATCTCCGCAGTTTTCTTCACCATATCATGGTTATAACATGTGGTGTCCTCGTCCCTACGGGAGCAGCAGTACTGTGTCAACACCCCCACCAGAATTGGAAATATTCCCTCCATTACCCAAAGAAAACCCACGTGCACCAAGTCCATTGCCTCCACTGCCCGAGGGAGGAACATCACCTCCATCCTCACCTGTGCATGTACATTTATCTTGA